One Asterias rubens chromosome 1, eAstRub1.3, whole genome shotgun sequence genomic region harbors:
- the LOC117291448 gene encoding uncharacterized protein LOC117291448, with protein sequence MTSQQLKSSKSSGKYKAVNGAEDKKAGGIFSNGDSSDMALTTAAVTSTAGRSPILTADQAAELGGYDFTFENIVFEGGGNKGLSATGAIRVLEELGYWSKITRFAGASAGAMITALVCVGYNSHDIEEFLCGDIGKVFLDARFGVLSFLPNMLLHYGCHPGEKINRWFGEKVKSKMGNADLTFEELYSKTKRELCITVTNMNSMDCTYCHVKTTPDMPIRKAVRMSACIPGVFCPVQVTHPVNKTHDYFVDGGMLCNYPIHCFDGWYLSMEHQDSFLKKVQRLAELPKLWDPRERFGKRNDKTIGILLYSAGEKEVMKDVLKERFKDRIIESERIPHPETKLANQRADKIRKLESAAKEHGELVASMSRFMQVLDECDIDESGTISVDEFNTAMHKKPSKFTDEDKTRLFGEDFRDTEALFKRLDTSSDNQISFKELLSFADKKGLSIMEHFRGYQRQEITSLRSYFGTLMETLLLNMKRIFIQAGDVDRTIGIDTGYLDTLDFKMEKPDQIYLVEQGKLGCIAYLRELIDGNSMVRK encoded by the exons ATGACGAGCCAGCAATTGAAATCCTCAAAATCAAGCGGCAAATACAAAGCTGTGAATGGAGCTGAAGATAAGAAGGCTGGTGGCATCTTCAGCAATGGTGACAGTTCCGACATGGCGTTGACGACGGCGGCAGTAACATCAACAGCTGGGCGCTCGCCGATTCTTACGGCCGACCAGGCAGCGGAGCTCGGGGGCTACGACTTCACTTTTGAGAATATCGTCTTCGAGGGTGGAGGAAATAAGGGTCTTTCTGCTACAGGGGCGATTCGG GTTCTTGAAGAGCTCGGATACTGGAGTAAAATCACTCGATTCGCTGGGGCTAGTGCTGGGGCCATGATCACCGCTTTGGTTTGTGTCGGGTACAATTCACATGACATTGAAGAATTCCTTTGTGGAGACATTGGGAAAGTGTTTCTTG ATGCAAGGTTTGGCGTACTGAGTTTTCTACCGAACATGTTGCTGCATTACGGCTGCCATCCCGGCGAGAAGATAAATCGATGGTTTGGTGAGAAAGTCAAGTCAAAAATGGGCAATGCTGACTTGACATTTGAAGAG CTGTACAGTAAAACCAAGCGTGAGTTGTGCATCACTGTAACCAATATGAACAGTATGGACTGTACATACTGTCATGTTAAAACAACACCAGATATGCCGATCAGGAAGGCTGTACGAATGTCGGCTTGCATTCCAG GTGTGTTTTGCCCAGTACAAGTAACCCATCCAGTTAACAAAACGCATGACTACTTTGTGGACGGAGGAATGCTATGTAACTACCCAATTCACTGCTTTGATG GTTGGTATCTGTCAATGGAACATCAAGATTCATTTCTGAAGAAGGTTCAACGATTAGCAGAGTTACCCAAGCTGTGGGATCCCCGGGAACGTTTTGGCAAAAGGAATGACAAGACGATTGGGATTCTTCTG TACTCTGCAGGAGAGAAAGAAGTCATGAAGGATGTCTTGAAGGAACGATTCAAAGACCGAATCATTGAGTCTGAGAGAATCCCACATCCCGAGACAAAACTTGCCAA TCAACGTGCAGATAAAATAAGAAAACTAGAGAGTGCTGCAAAGGAACACGGTGAACTTGTAGCGTCAATGTCGAGATTCATGCAGGTACTGGACGAGTGTGATATCGACGAGAGTGGAACCATCAGCGTAGACGAGTTTAATACTGCCATGCATAAG AAACCTTCAAAGTTTACAGATGAGGACAAGACGCGACTATTTGGGGAAGACTTCCGAGATACTGAAGCATTGTTCAAGAGATTAGACACGTCATCAGATAATCAA ATAAGTTTCAAGGAACTGCTTTCGTTTGCGGACAAGAAAGGGTTGAGTATCATGGAACACTTCCGGGGTTACCAAAGGCAGGAAATTACGAGTTTACGTAGCTACTTTGGTACGTTAATGGAAACCTTGCTGCTCAATATGAAAAGAATATTCATTCAG GCAGGAGATGTCGACCGAACTATTGGAATTGACACTGGCTACCTGGACACACTAGACTTCAAAATGGAGAAACCAGATCAGATTTATTTGGTTgag CAAGGAAAGCTGGGCTGCATTGCATATCTCCGTGAGCTTATCGATGGGAATTCGATGGTTCGTAAATAA
- the LOC117291472 gene encoding aldose 1-epimerase-like, which produces MSITQEDYGHTKDGRLVVEYTLKNENGMVVKIINFGAAVTSILIPDKKGNVDDVVLGYKNFEGYETDAFYLGIIVGRHANRIAKGKFTIDGQDYQLETNNGPNHNHGGFKGFGLMLWNASVEGTSLKLTHISPDGEQGYPGQLTTEVVYQLTNENSLDISFSAVTTKATPINLTNHSYFNLAGHSGGTIYQHKVSIDADSYIPVDDTLIPLGQLESVKDTVFDLRDPIPLIDRIHDAPGGGYDNSFCLNSPGMSHPSAKVYHPETGRSLELFTTQPGIHFYTANFLDGTLAAKQGASYMKHNGFCLESGNYPDAINQPSFPCAILKPGETYQHATSFKFSWE; this is translated from the exons ATGTCGATAACACAAGAAGATTATGGTCATACCAAGGATGGCCGCCTGGTGGTAGAGTACACCCTGAAGAATGAAAATGGAATGGTGGTCAAAATCATCAACTTTGGTGCAGCTGTCACATCCATTCTGATTCCTGATAAAAAAGGAAATGTTGACGATGTCGTACTGGGATACAAGAACTTTGAAG GTTATGAAACGGATGCCTTCTACCTAGGGATCATCGTTGGTCGACATGCGAATAGAATTGCCAAAGGAAAGTTCACAATTGATGGGCAGGATTACCAGCTTGAAACAAACAATGGACCGAACCACAACCATGGAGGGTTCAAGGGCTTTGGATTG ATGCTGTGGAATGCTTCAGTAGAAGGAACGTCTCTCAAACTGACGCACATTAGCCCAGACGGTGAACAGGGGTACCCCGGCCAGCTTACCACCGAGGTCGTTTATCAACTGACCAATGAAAACTCTCTCGATATTAGTTTTTCGGCCGTCACGACCAAAGCAACGCCAATCAACCTCACTAATCATTCTTACTTCAACCTGGCAGGGCAT AGCGGTGGAACaatttatcaacacaaagtcagTATAGATGCCGATAGCTACATTCCTGTAGACGACACACTCATTCCACTgg gtCAACTGGAATCTGTGAAGGACACAGTGTTTGATTTGAGAGACCCTATTCCTCTCATTGATCGTATCCATGATGCACCGGGCGGAGGTTATGACAACAGTTTCTGTCTCAACTCACCAGGGATGAGCCATCCTTCAGCAAA GGTGTACCATCCTGAGACTGGCCGTTCCTTGGAACTCTTTACCACACAGCCCGGGATTCATTTCTACACAGCTAACTTCCTGGATGGTACCCTAGCAGCTAAGCAAGGAGCAAGCTATATGAAGCACAACGGTTTCTGTCTTGAGTCGGGGAACTACCCTGATGCTATTAATCAA CCAAGTTTTCCTTGTGCTATTCTGAAGCCAGGAGAGACGTACCAACATGCAACCTCTTTCAAATTTTCCTGGGAGTAG